The following proteins are encoded in a genomic region of Dyadobacter sp. UC 10:
- the rplL gene encoding 50S ribosomal protein L7/L12 has protein sequence MADLKAFAEQLVNLTVKEVNELATILKDEYGIEPAAAGAVMVAGPAGGGGSDAPAAEEKTSFDVILKSAGASKLAVVKLVKDLTGLGLKEAKELVDGAPKPVKEGVAKDEAEALKKQLEEAGAEVEVK, from the coding sequence ATGGCAGATTTGAAAGCTTTCGCAGAACAGCTTGTTAACCTTACGGTTAAAGAAGTGAACGAATTGGCTACAATTCTTAAAGATGAGTACGGTATTGAGCCTGCAGCTGCTGGTGCAGTGATGGTAGCAGGTCCTGCTGGTGGCGGTGGTTCAGATGCTCCTGCGGCTGAGGAAAAAACATCTTTTGATGTAATCCTTAAATCAGCAGGTGCAAGCAAACTGGCTGTCGTGAAATTAGTTAAAGACCTAACAGGTCTTGGCTTGAAAGAAGCGAAAGAACTGGTTGACGGTGCACCAAAACCTGTTAAAGAAGGAGTTGCGAAAGACGAAGCTGAGGCTTTGAAAAAACAACTTGAAGAAGCAGGTGCAGAAGTTGAAGTGAAGTAA